A part of Haemorhous mexicanus isolate bHaeMex1 chromosome 25, bHaeMex1.pri, whole genome shotgun sequence genomic DNA contains:
- the LRRN2 gene encoding leucine-rich repeat neuronal protein 2, whose amino-acid sequence MRGLQPSCLLLCVVAASAMPTVPWRVACPPRCVCQIRPWYTPRSAYREAATVDCNDLFITSVPPELPEGTQTLLLQSNNIARLEQGELGYLRNLSELDLSQNSFSDVWDFGLRNMPQLLSLHLEENQLSELPDSSFPGLGNLQELYLNHNRLRSIAPRAFAGLGSLLRLHLNSNLLRTLDSRWFQMLPSLEILMVGGNKVDAILDMNFRPLGNLRSLVLAGMQLREISDYALEGLRSLESLSFYDNKLADVPKRALQQVPGLKFLDLNKNPLQRVKQSDFTNMLHLKELGLNNMDELVSIDQFALINLPELTKLDVTNNPKLSFIHPKAFQHLPQLETLMLNNNALSALHRQTVESLPNLQEISIHGNPLRCDCVIRWVNSTRPRVRFIEPQSTLCAEPPDLQRRHIRDVPFREMTEQCLPLISARSIPARLEAEVGDNVALHCRALAEPEPEIYWVTPAGAKLLPFGDDGKFKVHSEGTLEIRGIAAHEAGLYTCVAHNLLGADTRGVRVLVNRSFPLGQAELELLVVDVQPHHVLLAWQPCLNAVSSNLTWASSALGSRLGSARIPAGTHSFNITRLRPDTEYRACLHVTLVASPVRLACVTTRTKEATQGMPWGQGTLVTALLLCLLLLGVAARVGSRQESLHGARAVRVVYPVQPRGHLLAVEVQAAPLEC is encoded by the coding sequence ATGAGAggcctccagcccagctgcctcctgctgtGCGTGGTGGCCGCCAGCGCCATGCCCACGGTGCCCTGGCGGGTGGCGTGTCCCCCGCGCTGCGTGTGCCAGATCCGGCCCTGGTACACGCCCCGCTCCGCCTACCGCGAGGCGGCCACGGTGGACTGCAACGACCTCTTCATCACCTCGGTGCCCCCGGAGCTGCCCGAGGGCACCCagaccctgctgctgcagagcaacaACATcgccaggctggagcagggcgAGCTGGGCTACCTGCGGAACCTGTCGGAGCTGGATCTGTCGCAGAACAGCTTCTCCGACGTCTGGGATTTCGGGCTCAGGAACATGccccagctgctcagcctgcacCTGGAGGAGAACCAGCTCTCTGAGCTGCCCGACAGCAGCTTCCCGGGCTTGGGGAACCTTCAGGAGCTCTACCTGAACCACAACCGGCTCCGCAGCATCGCCCCCCGCGCCTTCGCCGGCCTGGGCAGCCTCCTGCGGCTCCACCTCAACTCCAACCTGCTGAGGACGCTGGACAGCCGCTGGTTCCAGatgctgcccagcctggagatCCTCATGGTCGGGGGGAACAAGGTGGACGCCATCCTGGACATGAATTTCCGGCCTCTGGGCAACCTGAGGAGTTTGGTGCTGGCCGGGATGCAGCTGCGGGAGATCTCGGATTATGCCCTGGAAGGGCTGAGGAGTCTGGAGAGCCTGTCCTTCTATGACAACAAGCTGGCAGACGTCCCCAagagggctctgcagcaggtgCCCGGCCTGAAATTCCTGGATCTGAACAAGAACCCGCTGCAGAGGGTCAAGCAGAGCGACTTCACCAACATGCTGCACCTCAAGGAGCTGGGCCTCAACAACATGGACGAGCTGGTGTCCATCGACCAGTTCGCCCTCATCAACCTCCCCGAGCTGACCAAGCTGGACGTCACCAACAACCCCAAGCTGTCCTTCATCCACCCCAAGGCCTTCCAGCACCTTCCGCAGCTGGAGACGCTGATGCTCAACAACAACGCCCTAAGTGCCTTGCACCGGCAGACGGTGGAGTCGCTGCCCAACCTGCAGGAGATCAGCATCCACGGCAACCCGCTGCGCTGCGACTGCGTCATCCGCTGGGTCAACAGCACCCGGCCCCGCGTGCGCTTCATCGAGCCCCAGTCCACGCTCTGCGCCGAGCCCCCCGACCTCCAGCGCCGCCACATCCGCGACGTCCCTTTCCGGGAGATGACGGAGCAGTGCCTGCCGCTCATCTCCGCCCGCAGCATCCCGGCGCGCCTGGAGGCCGAGGTCGGTGACAACGTGGCCCTGCACTGCCGGGCGCTGGCAGAGCCGGAGCCGGAGATTTACTGGGTGACGCCGGCCGGGGCGAAGCTGCTGCCGTTCGGGGATGATGGGAAGTTCAAGGTGCACTCGGAGGGGACGCTGGAGATCCGCGGGATCGCGGCGCACGAGGCCGGGCTCTACACGTGCGTGGCTCACAACCTGCTGGGCGCCGACACCCGCGGCGTCCGCGTGCTGGTCAACCGCTCCTTCCCGCTGGGCCAGGccgagctggagctgctggtggtggaTGTCCAGCCCCACCACGtcctgctggcctggcagccGTGCCTCAACGCCGTCTCCTCCAACCTCACCTGGGCCAGCTCGGCGCTGGGGTCACGGCTGGGCTCGGCGCGGATCCCGGCGGGCACCCACAGCTTCAACATCACCCGGCTGCGCCCCGACACCGAGTACCGGGCGTGTCTGCACGTCACCTTGGTGGCATCGCCGGTCAGGCTGGCCTGTGTGACCACCAGGACTAAAGAGGCCACCCAGGGGATgccgtggggacaggggacgCTGGTGACGgcgctgctgctgtgcctgctgctcctgggggtggCGGCGCGGGTCGGATCCCGGCAGGAATCGCTCCACGGGGCCAGGGCTGTGCGTGTGGTTTATCCCGTGCAGCCCCGGGGACACCTGCTGGCCGTGGAGGTGCAGGCGGCACCCCTGGAGTGCTGA